The Solanum pennellii chromosome 11, SPENNV200 genome contains a region encoding:
- the LOC107005100 gene encoding uncharacterized protein LOC107005100 isoform X2, protein MVFAVLMSEIVMDFCRSFLGLSVVVVVVHNCDLGYADSYVSAIGDPGMKNPNSRFAFEAWNFCNEVGTEAPNMGSPRLADCADLHASTSLTDILGGPLLRKRSTCKVHHKVTEVDNRLGVGDKIPDGSYKADMNPDLYAVEKEWYLGSLCEVNDSGDPWYYWMIMLKNGNFDKTTTLCPENGRKVSKIVTGRNFPCFGEGCMNQPLVYHNYSRIVDGEHSSLIGGFYGTYDLDLNLTAGVDGKSFFLVSWRKNLSTGSWIISNKLTTSSKYPWLMLYLRSDAAKGFNGGYHYSGRGIMKKLPESPNFKVKLTLEVRQGGGSNSQFYFLDIGSCWKNSGEPCDGNVLTDVTRYSEMIINPATTSWCRPDNLVSCPPYHIRPNGEMIYRNDTSRFPYSAYHLYCAPGNANYLEKPYDICDPYSNPQAQELIQILPHPEWAVHGYPSKQGEGWIGDARSWELDVGALSNRLYFYQDPGTKPAKRVWSSLNVGTEIYVSSQGATAEWTVSDFDVLIPEDDKGDVRAVL, encoded by the exons ATGGTTTTTGCTGTTTTGATGAGTGAAATAGTGATGGATTTCTGTAGGTCATTTTTAGgtttaagtgttgttgttgttgttgttcataATTGCGATTTGGGTTATGCAGATTCATATGTTTCTGCAATTGGTGACCCTGGAATGAAAAACCCAAATTCAAGATTTGCATTTGAAGCTTGGAATTTCTGCAATGAAGTTGGAACTGAGGCTCCCAATATGGGCAGCCCCAGGCTTGCTGACTGTGCTGATCTTCACGCTTCTACTTCTCTCACAG ATATTCTGGGCGGTCCGCTTCTTCGAAAACGGAGCACTTGTAAAGTACACCACAAAGTAACGGAAGTAGACAATAGATTAGGAGTTGGAGATAAAATTCCAGATGGGAGTTATAAAGCTGACATGAATCCTGATCTTTATGCTGTGGAAAAGGAGTGGTACCTTGGTTCACTTTGTGAAGTGAATGATTCTGGTGACCCATGGTATTATTGGATGATAATGCTTAAAAATGGAAATTTTGACAAGACGACGACTCTTTGTCCTGAAAATGGTAGGAAAGTTTCTAAGATAGTGACTGGTAGAAATTTTCCATGTTTTGGCGAGGGCTGCATGAACCAGCCACTTGTCTACCATAACTACTCAAGGATAGTAGATGGGGAGCATTCATCCTTGATCGGAGGCTTCTATGGAACATATGACCTTGATTTAAATTTAACTGCCGGTGTCGAtggaaaatctttttttttagtttcatggCGGAAGAATTTAAGCACAGGTAGTTGGATTATCTCAAACAAATTGACGACATCATCCAAGTATCCATGGCTTATGTTGTATCTAAGATCAGATGCAGCAAAAGGGTTCAATGGAGGATATCACTACAGTGGCCGTGGAATTATGAAAAAG CTTCCGGAGTCACCAAATTTCAAGGTAAAGTTGACACTAGAAGTTAGACAAGGAGGAGGCTCCAATAGCCAGTTTTATTTTCTCGACATTGGAAGCTGCTGGAAAAATAGTGGAGAGCCATGTGATGGAAATGTTTTAACAGATGTGACGAGATATAGTGAGATGATCATCAATCCAGCAACGACAAGTTGGTGTCGTCCTGATAACCTCGTGTCCTGTCCACCCTACCACATTAGGCCTAATGGGGAGATGATATACAGAAATGATACTTCTCGGTTCCCATACTCTGCTTATCATCTATATTGTGCTCCTGGAAATGCAAATTATTTAGAGAAACCATATGATATCTGTGATCCATACAGCAATCCACAAGCTCAAGAACTGATACAAATCCTGCCACATCCTGAGTGGGCTGTGCATGGTTATCCTTCAAAGCAAGGAGAGGGGTGGATTGGGGATGCTAGGAGTTGGGAGCTTGATGTAGGAGCATTATCTAATCGGTTATACTTTTACCAG GATCCAGGAACCAAACCAGCAAAGCGTGTGTGGTCTTCACTTAATGTTGGTACGGAAATATATGTTAGCAGCCAAGGAGCTACTGCTGAATGGACTGTCAGTGATTTTGATGTATTGATTCCTGAAGATGATAAAGGTGATGTTAGGGCAGTTTTGTAA
- the LOC107005100 gene encoding uncharacterized protein LOC107005100 isoform X1 yields MVFAVLMSEIVMDFCRSFLGLSVVVVVVHNCDLGYADSYVSAIGDPGMKNPNSRFAFEAWNFCNEVGTEAPNMGSPRLADCADLHASTSLTGHQDILGGPLLRKRSTCKVHHKVTEVDNRLGVGDKIPDGSYKADMNPDLYAVEKEWYLGSLCEVNDSGDPWYYWMIMLKNGNFDKTTTLCPENGRKVSKIVTGRNFPCFGEGCMNQPLVYHNYSRIVDGEHSSLIGGFYGTYDLDLNLTAGVDGKSFFLVSWRKNLSTGSWIISNKLTTSSKYPWLMLYLRSDAAKGFNGGYHYSGRGIMKKLPESPNFKVKLTLEVRQGGGSNSQFYFLDIGSCWKNSGEPCDGNVLTDVTRYSEMIINPATTSWCRPDNLVSCPPYHIRPNGEMIYRNDTSRFPYSAYHLYCAPGNANYLEKPYDICDPYSNPQAQELIQILPHPEWAVHGYPSKQGEGWIGDARSWELDVGALSNRLYFYQDPGTKPAKRVWSSLNVGTEIYVSSQGATAEWTVSDFDVLIPEDDKGDVRAVL; encoded by the exons ATGGTTTTTGCTGTTTTGATGAGTGAAATAGTGATGGATTTCTGTAGGTCATTTTTAGgtttaagtgttgttgttgttgttgttcataATTGCGATTTGGGTTATGCAGATTCATATGTTTCTGCAATTGGTGACCCTGGAATGAAAAACCCAAATTCAAGATTTGCATTTGAAGCTTGGAATTTCTGCAATGAAGTTGGAACTGAGGCTCCCAATATGGGCAGCCCCAGGCTTGCTGACTGTGCTGATCTTCACGCTTCTACTTCTCTCACAG GTCACCAAGATATTCTGGGCGGTCCGCTTCTTCGAAAACGGAGCACTTGTAAAGTACACCACAAAGTAACGGAAGTAGACAATAGATTAGGAGTTGGAGATAAAATTCCAGATGGGAGTTATAAAGCTGACATGAATCCTGATCTTTATGCTGTGGAAAAGGAGTGGTACCTTGGTTCACTTTGTGAAGTGAATGATTCTGGTGACCCATGGTATTATTGGATGATAATGCTTAAAAATGGAAATTTTGACAAGACGACGACTCTTTGTCCTGAAAATGGTAGGAAAGTTTCTAAGATAGTGACTGGTAGAAATTTTCCATGTTTTGGCGAGGGCTGCATGAACCAGCCACTTGTCTACCATAACTACTCAAGGATAGTAGATGGGGAGCATTCATCCTTGATCGGAGGCTTCTATGGAACATATGACCTTGATTTAAATTTAACTGCCGGTGTCGAtggaaaatctttttttttagtttcatggCGGAAGAATTTAAGCACAGGTAGTTGGATTATCTCAAACAAATTGACGACATCATCCAAGTATCCATGGCTTATGTTGTATCTAAGATCAGATGCAGCAAAAGGGTTCAATGGAGGATATCACTACAGTGGCCGTGGAATTATGAAAAAG CTTCCGGAGTCACCAAATTTCAAGGTAAAGTTGACACTAGAAGTTAGACAAGGAGGAGGCTCCAATAGCCAGTTTTATTTTCTCGACATTGGAAGCTGCTGGAAAAATAGTGGAGAGCCATGTGATGGAAATGTTTTAACAGATGTGACGAGATATAGTGAGATGATCATCAATCCAGCAACGACAAGTTGGTGTCGTCCTGATAACCTCGTGTCCTGTCCACCCTACCACATTAGGCCTAATGGGGAGATGATATACAGAAATGATACTTCTCGGTTCCCATACTCTGCTTATCATCTATATTGTGCTCCTGGAAATGCAAATTATTTAGAGAAACCATATGATATCTGTGATCCATACAGCAATCCACAAGCTCAAGAACTGATACAAATCCTGCCACATCCTGAGTGGGCTGTGCATGGTTATCCTTCAAAGCAAGGAGAGGGGTGGATTGGGGATGCTAGGAGTTGGGAGCTTGATGTAGGAGCATTATCTAATCGGTTATACTTTTACCAG GATCCAGGAACCAAACCAGCAAAGCGTGTGTGGTCTTCACTTAATGTTGGTACGGAAATATATGTTAGCAGCCAAGGAGCTACTGCTGAATGGACTGTCAGTGATTTTGATGTATTGATTCCTGAAGATGATAAAGGTGATGTTAGGGCAGTTTTGTAA